A single window of Chitinophaga sp. XS-30 DNA harbors:
- the bshB1 gene encoding bacillithiol biosynthesis deacetylase BshB1, with translation MKLDILAIAAHPDDVELSCAGTLMIHAQQGLKTGIVDLTRGELGTRGTPEGRLQEAQDACTLMGLEVRENLGLADGFFQNTREDQLAVIRAIRKFRPEIVLANAVDDRHPDHGRAARLITDSCFMAGLRKIETSDNGQPQQAWRPKQVYHFLQDRFHQPDFVVDITAVIEKKMEAIRCFKSQFMAEKDHEPQTYISSPEFFDSVLYRAKMLGKMVGVPYAEGYTSAKMLGVRNLMDMINETT, from the coding sequence ATGAAACTGGATATACTGGCGATCGCCGCGCACCCGGATGATGTAGAATTGTCCTGCGCCGGCACTTTAATGATACATGCGCAGCAAGGGCTGAAAACAGGTATTGTAGACCTTACCAGGGGAGAACTTGGCACCCGCGGAACACCCGAAGGGCGGTTACAGGAAGCGCAGGACGCCTGCACGCTGATGGGCCTGGAGGTCAGGGAAAACCTCGGCCTGGCGGACGGTTTTTTTCAGAATACGCGGGAAGACCAGCTGGCCGTGATCCGTGCGATCCGCAAGTTCAGGCCGGAGATCGTACTGGCGAATGCGGTAGATGACCGGCATCCCGACCATGGCCGGGCGGCCCGTCTGATTACCGACAGCTGCTTTATGGCGGGTTTGAGAAAGATCGAAACGTCCGATAATGGTCAGCCTCAGCAGGCATGGCGCCCTAAACAGGTCTACCATTTTCTGCAGGATCGGTTCCATCAGCCCGATTTTGTGGTGGATATCACCGCCGTGATCGAAAAGAAGATGGAAGCGATCAGGTGCTTTAAAAGCCAGTTTATGGCGGAAAAAGACCATGAGCCGCAAACCTATATCTCCTCCCCGGAATTCTTCGACAGCGTGCTGTACCGGGCTAAAATGCTTGGCAAAATGGTAGGGGTGCCTTATGCGGAGGGCTACACGTCCGCCAAGATGCTGGGCGTGAGGAATTTGATGGATATGATCAATGAAACGACCTGA
- a CDS encoding DUF4294 domain-containing protein — protein sequence MFRIPIIAVLCILCLAYAASAQQRTATDTVAVRMALNGSELMPSITLPIVEVVDKLPKRLRKQRQRWTRLRNAVYVTYPYARSASRVLKDVGQELEAIPNKKQRKAYLANKEKLLKAEFGDKLENLSVYQGKVLMKLIHRETGENCYEIIKELKGGFNARVYQTVAFFFGGNLKSEFNSQDDRDIEMIVQEIELYSRFY from the coding sequence GTGTTTCGCATTCCGATCATCGCCGTTTTGTGCATCCTGTGCCTGGCATATGCAGCTTCCGCCCAACAGCGGACAGCTACAGACACCGTTGCGGTAAGGATGGCGCTGAACGGATCTGAACTGATGCCCTCCATTACATTGCCCATTGTGGAGGTGGTGGACAAGCTGCCGAAGCGCCTCCGGAAACAGCGCCAGCGGTGGACACGCCTCCGGAATGCCGTTTATGTGACCTATCCCTACGCCCGTTCCGCCTCCCGGGTGCTGAAAGATGTGGGCCAGGAACTGGAAGCCATCCCCAATAAAAAACAGCGTAAAGCCTATCTTGCCAACAAGGAAAAACTGCTGAAAGCAGAGTTCGGCGACAAGCTCGAGAACCTCTCCGTTTACCAGGGCAAGGTATTGATGAAGCTCATTCACCGGGAAACCGGCGAGAACTGTTACGAGATCATCAAGGAATTGAAAGGCGGCTTCAATGCCCGTGTTTACCAGACCGTAGCCTTCTTCTTCGGCGGGAACCTCAAAAGCGAATTCAACTCGCAGGACGACCGGGATATAGAGATGATCGTACAGGAAATAGAGCTGTACAGCCGGTTCTATTGA
- a CDS encoding carboxylesterase — protein sequence MRRFLRTFFVLIALLVTIYFLGPKPSAPVLEGPLPEVPSAPAALEQYILQKEARHQLKPENEARIIWMDSLQRKTPYSVVYLHGFSASRKEGDPVHMDFARQFGYNLYLARLDQHGIDTSEALLGMTASGLLRDAKEALAIGKALGEKVILMGTSTGGTLALALAAEYPGDVAAIINLSPNISINEAMIAMVDEPWGLEIARLVRGGKYFEYIPENPEKAKYWYTKYRLEAVVELENLVVNTMTPETFAKVHQPVLNLYYYKNEQEQDPTVKVSAILDMHRQLGTPDSLKSAVPIPNAGAHVIGSSLTSKDIPSVETAITQWWKAVSRNQN from the coding sequence ATGCGTCGTTTTCTCCGTACTTTTTTTGTGCTGATCGCATTGCTGGTCACCATTTACTTCCTGGGCCCGAAGCCCTCCGCACCTGTGCTGGAAGGCCCCTTGCCCGAGGTGCCGTCCGCCCCGGCCGCGCTGGAGCAATATATACTGCAGAAAGAAGCCCGCCATCAACTCAAGCCCGAAAATGAAGCCCGTATCATCTGGATGGACTCCCTGCAGCGCAAAACCCCTTACAGCGTAGTGTACCTGCACGGATTTTCCGCCAGCCGGAAAGAAGGCGATCCTGTACATATGGACTTTGCCCGGCAGTTCGGTTATAATCTTTACCTGGCGAGGCTGGACCAGCATGGGATAGATACTTCGGAAGCGTTGCTGGGCATGACCGCCAGCGGCCTGCTGCGGGATGCGAAGGAAGCGCTGGCGATCGGCAAAGCGCTGGGGGAGAAGGTCATCCTGATGGGCACTTCCACCGGCGGCACCCTGGCGCTGGCGCTGGCTGCGGAGTATCCGGGAGATGTGGCCGCCATCATCAATTTATCTCCCAATATTTCCATCAATGAAGCCATGATCGCCATGGTGGACGAGCCCTGGGGGCTGGAGATCGCCCGGCTGGTAAGGGGCGGAAAATACTTCGAATACATTCCTGAAAATCCTGAAAAAGCGAAATACTGGTACACGAAATACCGCCTGGAGGCCGTTGTAGAACTGGAGAACCTGGTGGTGAACACCATGACGCCGGAAACCTTTGCCAAAGTGCATCAGCCAGTGCTGAACCTGTATTATTACAAGAACGAGCAGGAGCAGGACCCGACCGTCAAAGTTTCCGCCATCCTGGATATGCACCGGCAGCTGGGAACGCCGGACAGTCTGAAAAGTGCGGTGCCCATCCCGAATGCGGGCGCTCACGTCATCGGGTCCAGCCTCACTTCAAAGGATATCCCTTCCGTTGAAACGGCCATTACGCAGTGGTGGAAAGCGGTCTCCCGTAATCAGAACTAA
- the ccsA gene encoding cytochrome c biogenesis protein CcsA — translation MEQINYIGEHLLPGQLGHFFSILAFVASLVATVSYYCSVKATAEPGKESWRRMGRWAFYVQSASIFAVFGILYYIIANHLFEYKYAWQHSSRDLEVKYLFSCFWEGQEGSFLLWSVWQSVLGLVLVHTSKKWEAPVMAVIAFSQVMMGSMLLGIYIDLPGFEHRIGSNPFLLMRQDSPESPVFQNPNYLQFKQFVDGNGLNELLKNYWMVIHPPVLFLGFASVLVPFAYAMAGLWTRQYGEWTKPAMPWALFAAMMLGTGIMMGAAWAYESLTFGGYWAWDPVENASLVPWLTLVAGVHTMLAFRHSGHALRSTFFFFIISYTLILYSSFLTKSGVLGQTSVHSFTDMGMSGQLLISMAVFAIPAFWVLIRRNREIPKINKEESTYSREFWLFVGSLILLVSAVQITFSTSIPVWNQLLGLFGLKKLFNLDDFATPGDVTFHYNQVQIWIASIIGLLTAVVQYLKYKDTPKGTVLNKLAWPTLIALGITVLIGWIGRINYLEYGAGFLVAIYLMLFASVYAVVANLGYIFTGLKGKLKAAGGSVAHIGFGLVLLGILISSSKKQVLSIDNMGVLTGYFTKESGQNARENLMLPKGLPVQMGPYFVTYKGDSIDVVDKEKTFFIMEYEKKDRLEDEATERFTLYPDAYLNIRGQEGITPNPDSKHYLTKDIFTYITAVPRKDVVTDSLPYTPHTVKQGDTIFFSKGFMVLTALKTQPVSKNYRPEPGDIAVGADLYVHTRENGDFNLQPVYFIRDSSFQSNVPDTLAPLSLAVRFTKILPSENKVELEIKESREPMDYVVLKALVFPYINVLWIGILIMTIGFAMSIVKRIRR, via the coding sequence TTGGAACAGATCAATTACATAGGGGAGCATTTATTACCCGGACAACTTGGACATTTTTTCAGCATTCTGGCATTTGTAGCTTCCCTGGTAGCCACAGTATCTTATTACTGCAGCGTGAAGGCAACGGCGGAGCCGGGCAAGGAATCCTGGCGCAGGATGGGCCGTTGGGCCTTTTATGTGCAGTCGGCCTCCATTTTCGCCGTATTTGGTATCCTGTATTATATTATTGCCAATCACCTGTTTGAGTATAAATATGCTTGGCAGCACTCCTCCCGGGACCTGGAGGTCAAATACCTGTTCAGCTGTTTCTGGGAAGGGCAGGAAGGCAGTTTTCTGCTGTGGAGCGTCTGGCAGAGTGTGCTGGGCCTTGTGCTGGTGCATACCTCCAAAAAATGGGAAGCCCCGGTAATGGCCGTGATCGCCTTTTCACAGGTAATGATGGGCTCTATGCTGCTGGGGATTTATATCGACCTGCCCGGTTTCGAGCACCGCATTGGCAGCAACCCTTTCCTGCTCATGCGGCAGGATTCCCCGGAATCTCCGGTGTTCCAGAACCCCAACTACCTGCAATTCAAACAATTCGTAGATGGTAACGGCCTCAATGAGCTGCTGAAGAACTACTGGATGGTCATCCACCCGCCCGTGCTGTTCCTCGGTTTCGCCTCCGTGCTGGTGCCTTTTGCATACGCCATGGCCGGATTATGGACCCGTCAGTACGGCGAATGGACCAAGCCCGCCATGCCATGGGCATTGTTTGCCGCCATGATGCTGGGCACCGGTATCATGATGGGTGCTGCCTGGGCTTACGAATCCCTTACCTTCGGCGGTTACTGGGCCTGGGACCCGGTAGAGAACGCCTCTCTCGTACCCTGGCTCACGCTGGTAGCCGGTGTGCATACCATGCTGGCGTTCCGCCACTCCGGCCATGCCCTCCGTTCCACCTTCTTTTTCTTCATTATTTCCTATACCCTCATCCTGTATTCCTCCTTCCTGACAAAGAGCGGTGTGCTGGGGCAAACGTCCGTGCATTCCTTTACGGATATGGGCATGAGCGGACAATTGCTGATCTCCATGGCCGTATTCGCCATCCCCGCCTTCTGGGTGCTGATACGCCGGAACCGGGAAATTCCGAAGATCAACAAGGAAGAAAGCACGTATTCCCGCGAGTTCTGGCTGTTCGTCGGTTCCCTCATCCTGCTGGTGTCCGCCGTACAGATCACCTTCAGTACCTCCATCCCTGTGTGGAACCAGCTGCTCGGCCTGTTCGGCCTGAAAAAGCTCTTCAACCTGGATGATTTTGCCACCCCCGGGGATGTCACCTTCCACTATAACCAGGTGCAGATATGGATCGCGTCCATCATCGGGTTGCTGACAGCCGTTGTACAATACCTGAAATACAAGGATACGCCCAAAGGCACCGTGCTGAACAAACTGGCATGGCCCACGCTGATCGCCCTGGGCATTACCGTGCTGATCGGGTGGATCGGCAGGATCAATTACCTGGAATATGGCGCGGGCTTCCTGGTAGCCATTTACCTGATGCTGTTCGCCAGCGTGTACGCGGTAGTGGCCAACCTCGGCTATATCTTCACCGGCCTGAAAGGGAAGCTGAAAGCAGCCGGCGGTTCCGTTGCTCACATCGGCTTCGGGCTGGTGCTGCTCGGTATCCTTATCTCCTCCTCCAAAAAACAGGTGCTGTCCATCGACAATATGGGGGTGCTGACCGGTTATTTCACGAAGGAAAGCGGTCAGAATGCCCGCGAGAACCTCATGCTGCCCAAAGGGCTGCCCGTGCAGATGGGACCGTATTTTGTGACCTACAAAGGCGATTCCATAGACGTGGTGGATAAGGAAAAGACCTTCTTTATCATGGAATACGAGAAGAAAGACAGGCTGGAAGACGAGGCCACCGAACGGTTTACCCTCTACCCGGATGCTTACCTGAACATCAGGGGGCAGGAAGGGATCACACCCAACCCGGATTCCAAGCACTACCTGACAAAAGACATCTTTACTTATATAACGGCCGTGCCGCGGAAAGATGTGGTGACGGACAGCCTGCCATACACACCGCATACCGTAAAACAGGGCGATACCATCTTCTTCTCCAAGGGCTTTATGGTGCTTACCGCACTGAAAACGCAGCCGGTGAGCAAAAACTACCGTCCGGAACCGGGGGATATTGCGGTAGGGGCGGACCTGTATGTGCATACCCGTGAAAACGGCGACTTCAACCTGCAGCCGGTATATTTTATCCGGGACAGCAGCTTCCAGAGCAATGTGCCGGATACCCTGGCGCCGCTCTCCCTGGCCGTGCGGTTCACCAAAATACTGCCGAGCGAGAATAAAGTAGAACTGGAGATCAAGGAAAGCCGTGAACCGATGGACTATGTGGTGCTGAAAGCATTGGTATTCCCGTATATCAATGTGCTGTGGATCGGTATCCTGATCATGACCATAGGCTTTGCCATGAGCATCGTCAAGCGTATCAGGCGTTAA
- a CDS encoding cytochrome c maturation protein CcmE gives MKKTSIILLVVIAACVAGMVMLVGDFSTYETFATARQKEGKEIKVIGALDKSKEVIYDPVTDANYFSFYMKDKSGEVTKVIFNGTRPTDFEKSTELVLTGKMKGSEFHCSQILMKCPSKYKDQQTANSVAENI, from the coding sequence ATGAAGAAAACAAGTATAATTCTACTGGTGGTGATCGCAGCATGTGTGGCCGGCATGGTAATGCTGGTGGGTGATTTCAGTACCTACGAGACCTTCGCTACGGCCAGGCAGAAAGAAGGGAAGGAGATCAAGGTGATCGGTGCGCTGGACAAGAGCAAGGAAGTGATCTACGATCCCGTGACCGATGCCAATTACTTCAGTTTTTACATGAAAGACAAAAGCGGTGAGGTGACCAAAGTGATCTTCAACGGCACCCGTCCCACAGATTTCGAAAAATCCACGGAACTGGTACTGACGGGGAAAATGAAGGGCTCCGAGTTTCACTGCAGCCAGATACTGATGAAATGCCCCTCCAAATACAAGGATCAGCAGACGGCCAACAGCGTCGCGGAAAATATTTAA
- a CDS encoding agmatinase family protein — translation MADLSNFDPNSPGLLSNNIFGLPFSEEEARLVLLPVPWEVTVSYNNGTARGPEHIFKASRQVDLYDADVEDGWKQGFYMRESDRQLLLRSDYLRKEAELYLKFLSEGGDVNDNEFLRRSLDDVNKGTEKMNDWVYNQTSELLQQGKLVGLVGGDHSTPLGYFKAIGEHRGDYGILQIDAHCDLRESYEGFRYSHASIMYNALHEVPQLKKLVQVGIRDYCEAELEYIRNSNGRVETFFDQHIKEKMFEGETWKSICDSIVEKLPEQVYISFDIDGLDPKLCPHTGTPVAGGLEGPQVFYLFRKVVESGRRLIGFDLNEVSAGHDEWDANVGARMLFKLCNLMVK, via the coding sequence ATGGCTGATCTATCGAATTTTGATCCCAACTCGCCGGGGCTGCTCTCGAATAACATTTTCGGACTTCCCTTCAGTGAGGAAGAGGCCCGGCTGGTACTGCTGCCGGTGCCATGGGAAGTGACGGTGTCGTATAATAATGGTACAGCCCGCGGCCCGGAACATATTTTCAAAGCCTCCCGGCAGGTAGACCTTTACGATGCGGATGTGGAAGATGGCTGGAAACAGGGCTTTTACATGCGCGAAAGCGACCGGCAACTGCTGTTGCGCAGCGACTACCTCCGCAAGGAAGCCGAGCTTTACCTGAAATTCCTCAGCGAAGGCGGCGATGTGAACGATAATGAATTTCTCCGCCGCTCCCTCGATGATGTGAACAAAGGCACGGAGAAAATGAACGACTGGGTGTATAACCAGACCAGCGAGTTGCTGCAGCAGGGTAAACTGGTGGGCCTCGTAGGTGGAGATCACAGCACACCTCTCGGATATTTCAAGGCCATTGGCGAGCACCGCGGCGATTACGGCATATTGCAGATAGATGCGCATTGCGACCTCCGGGAAAGCTACGAAGGGTTCAGATATTCCCACGCTTCCATCATGTATAATGCCCTCCATGAAGTACCGCAGCTTAAAAAGCTTGTACAGGTGGGCATACGCGATTACTGCGAAGCCGAACTGGAATATATCCGCAACAGCAATGGCCGCGTGGAAACCTTCTTCGATCAGCACATCAAGGAAAAAATGTTTGAAGGCGAAACCTGGAAAAGCATCTGCGACAGCATCGTGGAAAAACTGCCGGAACAGGTCTACATCAGCTTTGATATCGACGGGCTGGACCCGAAGCTTTGTCCGCATACCGGCACCCCGGTTGCCGGCGGGCTGGAAGGGCCGCAGGTCTTCTATCTCTTCCGCAAGGTGGTGGAGAGCGGCCGCAGGCTTATCGGCTTCGACCTGAATGAAGTGAGCGCAGGCCACGATGAATGGGATGCCAATGTGGGCGCCCGCATGCTTTTCAAATTGTGTAACCTGATGGTGAAATAA
- a CDS encoding radical SAM protein: protein MNVSPYLMYSDGKGNIFEDTSLYVTGRSGWDALPIPDDEWIALPDGGQLYELPGRRGIGIDVETGEMRLCEKGWAVAAFIPPAHTGFYIAAYETAPDAPTLPLFCYTAAGWFDDKFYVPAQRIEQDIRQECAGFDDKKVKGGVKEMLSAYPHNRLVKHLAENCALTYHCPAARNYFMGRWECPIPSSPACNANCIGCISFQPEDEHIVSNQDRLTFKPTAAEIVEFTVPHLETAPYPIVSYGQGCEGEPLLMWETIRESIIEIRKHTAKGSININTNGSKPNAVRELCRAGLNSIRVSLNSVREKIYTPYYRPNNYQFSDLAESIKIVREHGGWASINYFVFPGMTDSVEEYEALRTFIRETGLNMIQWRNFNIDPDWYLGKIGVTETGECLGMKQMMELIREEFPDLKYGYFNPPMERINGNYELDFAHF, encoded by the coding sequence ATGAACGTTTCTCCATATTTGATGTATTCAGACGGTAAAGGGAATATTTTCGAGGATACCTCCCTCTATGTTACCGGCCGCAGCGGCTGGGACGCATTGCCCATACCGGATGATGAATGGATAGCACTGCCGGATGGTGGCCAGCTGTATGAGCTGCCCGGCCGGCGCGGGATAGGGATAGATGTGGAAACCGGGGAAATGCGCCTTTGCGAAAAAGGCTGGGCCGTGGCTGCCTTCATTCCGCCTGCGCACACCGGCTTTTATATCGCCGCATACGAAACCGCGCCAGACGCCCCCACCCTTCCGCTGTTCTGCTACACCGCCGCGGGATGGTTCGACGACAAATTCTATGTTCCCGCCCAACGCATCGAACAGGATATCCGCCAGGAATGCGCCGGATTCGATGATAAAAAAGTGAAAGGCGGCGTAAAGGAAATGCTGTCCGCCTACCCGCACAACCGCCTCGTCAAACACCTGGCGGAGAATTGTGCGCTGACCTATCACTGCCCCGCTGCCCGGAATTATTTCATGGGCCGCTGGGAATGCCCGATCCCTTCATCACCCGCATGCAATGCCAACTGCATCGGCTGCATCTCCTTCCAGCCGGAAGACGAGCACATCGTTTCCAATCAGGACAGGCTGACCTTCAAGCCAACGGCCGCAGAGATCGTGGAGTTCACCGTTCCTCACCTGGAAACCGCACCTTATCCCATCGTGAGTTATGGCCAGGGCTGCGAAGGCGAGCCGTTGCTGATGTGGGAGACCATCCGCGAATCCATCATCGAGATCCGCAAACACACCGCCAAGGGAAGCATCAATATCAACACCAACGGCAGCAAACCCAATGCCGTACGCGAGCTTTGCCGGGCAGGGCTGAACAGCATCCGGGTAAGTCTCAACTCCGTACGGGAGAAGATCTACACCCCCTACTACCGGCCCAACAACTACCAGTTCAGCGATCTGGCAGAAAGCATAAAGATCGTCCGCGAACACGGCGGATGGGCATCCATCAATTATTTTGTATTTCCCGGCATGACGGACAGTGTGGAAGAATACGAAGCCCTGCGCACTTTCATCCGCGAAACCGGCCTGAACATGATCCAGTGGCGGAACTTCAATATTGATCCCGACTGGTACCTCGGTAAAATTGGCGTAACGGAAACCGGTGAATGCCTGGGCATGAAACAGATGATGGAATTGATCCGGGAAGAATTCCCCGACCTGAAATATGGTTATTTCAACCCTCCGATGGAACGCATCAACGGCAATTACGAGCTGGATTTCGCCCATTTCTAA
- a CDS encoding DUF5723 family protein encodes MFQRSKKCFLLIAGSLAVAAAQAQIFPGYHTSQYAGIHAVPFNPASAAGSRYRWDVNIVGADVRAGNTYYKVDKAALLSSDTLRKFADYFPDTSATRRQYGWGSADLMLPSGLYAIDERQSVAFTWRLRGAANGGGMETSTANFFAVNYPDPRYFDRTIAEKYTAAFGHSWNEFGLSYARVIKDYGDHRWKAGITLKYLAGQAAGYAVGRDGAFVYNDDGSVDINSGKAAYAWNEELSTVEDNDWMSLYSPFQNPGIGADIGIIYEWRPDSDGFGSRYEDGTWNPDADTWKARFGISIVDIGGISYQKAATSADLNLVAEHLDRRLLNRQRGETIDQYAQRVSGYFTREETDDRFFMNLPTSVNLMGDYNFNDRFFISASATIGLLSGTTNDNKTHALTQLLITPRYETRHIGAYVPISVNRFGQADAGLGLRLGPLVLGSATLFSNLARSRVDHADAFVALRVIPIRFSKWSWDKGGDGIFRKRKNNLGCPPM; translated from the coding sequence ATGTTCCAACGCTCAAAGAAGTGCTTTCTGTTGATAGCGGGATCACTGGCCGTTGCTGCTGCACAGGCGCAGATCTTTCCGGGATATCACACCAGCCAGTATGCAGGCATTCACGCCGTGCCCTTCAATCCCGCGAGTGCAGCGGGTAGCCGTTACCGTTGGGATGTGAATATCGTCGGCGCTGACGTCCGGGCCGGCAATACCTATTATAAAGTTGACAAAGCCGCGCTGCTCTCCAGCGATACCCTCCGCAAATTCGCAGACTATTTTCCGGATACCAGCGCTACCCGCAGACAATATGGATGGGGAAGCGCCGACCTGATGCTGCCCTCCGGGCTTTATGCCATCGACGAGCGGCAATCCGTCGCATTCACCTGGCGGCTGCGTGGCGCCGCTAACGGCGGCGGCATGGAAACTTCTACCGCCAACTTTTTTGCTGTCAACTATCCCGATCCCCGTTATTTCGACCGTACCATCGCTGAAAAATATACGGCCGCCTTCGGCCATTCCTGGAATGAGTTCGGCCTCAGCTATGCCAGGGTCATTAAAGATTATGGCGATCATCGCTGGAAAGCCGGCATCACCCTGAAATACCTTGCCGGCCAGGCCGCGGGGTATGCGGTGGGGCGGGACGGCGCTTTTGTATATAACGATGATGGCAGTGTAGACATCAACAGCGGCAAGGCTGCCTATGCCTGGAATGAGGAACTGTCTACCGTGGAGGACAACGACTGGATGTCGCTCTACAGCCCCTTCCAGAATCCCGGCATCGGTGCGGATATAGGGATTATCTATGAATGGCGCCCCGACTCCGATGGCTTCGGTTCCCGGTATGAAGACGGCACCTGGAACCCCGATGCAGATACCTGGAAGGCGCGTTTCGGCATTTCTATCGTGGACATCGGCGGCATCAGCTACCAAAAAGCGGCGACAAGTGCGGACCTGAACCTGGTGGCCGAGCATCTCGACCGCCGCCTGCTCAACCGGCAGCGCGGGGAAACCATCGATCAATACGCCCAACGGGTGAGCGGATATTTTACCCGGGAAGAAACCGATGACCGGTTCTTCATGAACCTGCCCACCTCCGTTAACCTGATGGGTGATTATAATTTCAACGACCGCTTTTTTATCAGCGCCAGCGCCACCATCGGCCTGTTAAGCGGCACCACGAATGATAACAAAACGCATGCGCTGACGCAGCTCCTGATCACCCCGCGGTACGAAACCCGTCACATCGGGGCATACGTGCCCATTTCCGTGAACCGCTTCGGCCAGGCGGACGCAGGCCTGGGCTTGCGGCTGGGACCGCTGGTGCTTGGCTCCGCCACACTTTTCAGCAACCTTGCAAGAAGCCGCGTGGATCATGCGGACGCTTTCGTAGCTTTGCGCGTAATTCCCATCCGCTTCTCCAAATGGAGCTGGGATAAGGGCGGCGACGGCATCTTCCGCAAACGGAAGAATAATCTCGGTTGCCCTCCTATGTAA
- a CDS encoding folylpolyglutamate synthase/dihydrofolate synthase family protein, translating into MNYQQTIEYLYSRLPMFSKVGGAALKTGLNNIRSLCSTLGNPETQFHTIHIAGTNGKGSTSHMLSAILQQAGYKTGLYTSPHLYDFRERIRVNGRMIPENTVTDFVQRIQPEIPRIDPSFFEVTVAMAFEHFAAEKVDIAIIETGMGGRLDSTNIITPLLSIITNISFDHMQFLGNTLSLIAAEKAGIIKPGIPVIISETQAETTLVFRETAAQQQAAIYFADQHFRITANVPDMETLQLTVQETQTGETRSYTLDLPGHYQQKNLPGVLQAVQLLRLQGWRISEAQLTAALRQVKRLTGMGGRWEVIGRQPYVVLDVAHNEAGIRMLLEQLSRMPYKKLHVVTGFVKDKDVPASLALLPTDAVYYFTKAQIPRAMDELQLLELGGQAGLKGSAYPNVPEAYAAASAKAEADDLILVCGSFFIVGDMPRQERD; encoded by the coding sequence ATGAACTACCAACAAACCATCGAATATCTCTACAGCCGCCTGCCCATGTTCAGCAAAGTAGGCGGGGCCGCTCTCAAGACGGGCCTGAACAATATCCGCAGCCTTTGCAGCACGCTGGGCAACCCGGAAACACAATTCCATACCATCCATATCGCCGGAACTAACGGAAAAGGCTCTACGAGCCATATGCTGAGCGCCATACTGCAGCAGGCCGGCTATAAAACCGGGCTGTACACCTCCCCTCACCTGTATGATTTCCGGGAACGCATCCGGGTAAATGGCAGGATGATCCCGGAAAACACCGTTACGGATTTCGTACAACGGATACAGCCGGAGATCCCCCGTATTGATCCCTCCTTCTTTGAGGTTACGGTGGCCATGGCCTTTGAGCATTTCGCGGCGGAGAAAGTGGATATCGCCATTATCGAGACCGGCATGGGCGGGCGGCTGGACAGTACCAATATCATCACTCCCCTGCTCTCCATCATCACCAATATCAGCTTCGATCACATGCAGTTCCTGGGGAATACCCTGTCGCTGATCGCCGCGGAAAAAGCCGGGATCATCAAACCGGGCATACCGGTGATCATCAGTGAAACGCAGGCGGAAACAACACTGGTATTCCGGGAAACGGCTGCACAGCAACAGGCTGCCATCTATTTTGCCGATCAGCATTTCAGGATCACAGCCAACGTGCCGGATATGGAAACCCTGCAATTGACGGTACAGGAAACGCAGACCGGCGAAACCCGTTCCTATACGCTGGACCTGCCGGGCCACTATCAGCAGAAGAATCTGCCCGGCGTACTGCAGGCGGTGCAGCTGCTGCGATTGCAGGGCTGGCGGATCAGTGAAGCACAACTGACCGCAGCGCTTCGCCAGGTCAAGCGCCTTACCGGTATGGGCGGGCGCTGGGAAGTGATCGGCCGGCAACCGTATGTTGTACTGGATGTGGCGCACAATGAGGCCGGCATACGCATGCTCCTGGAACAGCTCTCAAGAATGCCGTACAAAAAGCTGCATGTGGTGACCGGTTTTGTAAAGGACAAAGATGTACCGGCATCCCTGGCGCTGCTGCCCACTGATGCCGTTTATTATTTCACGAAAGCCCAGATCCCCCGTGCGATGGACGAGCTGCAGCTCCTTGAGCTTGGCGGCCAGGCGGGCTTGAAGGGCAGCGCCTACCCCAATGTTCCGGAAGCCTATGCCGCA